The DNA window CTTATATCCTTCTTCCTTCGCCCCTACCCTCATCCCTTCTGTCATTCTTCTCACATCCCTACCCTCATGTAAGAAGAAAGATGATTGTCTCAAGGTGGAATAAAGACATTATCCATTACATTTGTCcataatatgtgtgtgtgtgtgtgtgtgtgtgtgtgtgtgtgtgtgtgtgtagacttactgatgtcctcagacagaggagggaatTCGTAGATGTGTTCACAGGTGTTCTTGCTGCTCGGCATGCAGAAGCCAAACTCAAAGTCAAAGCTCTTGAGCAACTTCTCTCTGAAATAATGCCTCTCGATCATCCTGAAGTTTTCTATAGGCAAGTCTCCAACCGTGAACTCAACGCTGCCGGGACGAAGATGGAGACATAGAGGGGCGTGAGACAGAGAAATCCCAAACGCAGAGGACAAAGCATTTATTCTGTTGGAAACCGAAATATCGAAACACGTTCTCACTTACGTGGCTCCAACTTGCCGCAGCCGGAGGAAAGCCGGTGTGAACTGGTAACGGACAAACCGGCCGGCGTTTGGGTCGATATCTCTCTTCTCCCCCGATTTATCTGAGGTGAGGATTAGTTTGTGATggaacaaagaaaaggaaacacaatattttagatagatagatagatagatagatatgtaggtagatggataaatagatagataactTGCCTGTGGGAGGTTTGGTGATTTCAAACAGCACCGTGCTCGTCTCTATGTCTCTGATCTTGAACCTGGTGAAGTCGATGTTGTAGATGTTCTCGTCCGGGCTGCACAGATaatctgacagagagagagagagaaagaggactTAGAGTTACACACTTCAACAATATAATGAAGCATAATGAATAACAATGCATTCTTTATATAACGACAGCTACTGATAATAGATGTGGCAATGCTAAAAAGCTTTAACAGAAACAGCTATAAATAACAGTTTCTAATATTGCTCAAGTTTAAGACAGATGAGTCTTGTATTAAAAAGCTCATATTTCTAAGTGAATTTTTGACACTTAAATCATAATGAGAAACTGTGTTAGAGCAGCCATttcctcagcacacacacacacacacacacacacacacacacacacacacacacacacacacacacacacacacacacacacacacacgcaagaaAGAGAAGCGGGTTATTTTCGTTTCCTCTAATCCTTCCTGCCCTCACCAGACAGTGTCACTGCTTATTAGCATCCCCCAGCAGAGCAGacacttcctgcttcctgcttGATCCAGTGAAACCACCGG is part of the Paralichthys olivaceus isolate ysfri-2021 chromosome 15, ASM2471397v2, whole genome shotgun sequence genome and encodes:
- the unc119a2 gene encoding protein unc-119 homolog B codes for the protein MSYSCTSRGNSQDPSSAKKPAADNPARDAGGDTDSGGDGSPRCTAAMRVKKGCNSTDVGVPMTTEEDLLASAVITPEDVLGLQRITENYLCSPDENIYNIDFTRFKIRDIETSTVLFEITKPPTDKSGEKRDIDPNAGRFVRYQFTPAFLRLRQVGATVEFTVGDLPIENFRMIERHYFREKLLKSFDFEFGFCMPSSKNTCEHIYEFPPLSEDIIREMILHPYETQSDSFYFVDNKLVMHNKADYSYNGGT